A window of Pantoea agglomerans contains these coding sequences:
- the btuD gene encoding vitamin B12 ABC transporter ATP-binding protein BtuD: MVLSLKGAAVPGRLAPFSAEVEKGTLLHLVGPNGAGKSSLLALMAGMLSGEGEIQLLQRPLREWRAPALARVRAWLPQQTAPGLMPVYHYLRLHLSDARSPAALSGLLETLRLQDKLARPLTQLSGGEWQRVRLAAAFAQIDPALNPQGRLLLLDEPMTGLDIAQQNAVHNLIVGLQRAGVCVIASSHDLNHTLRHADRVWLMTQGSVVAQGAAAAILTPERLSELYAIPFRQLELDGLPLLTVQP, translated from the coding sequence ATGGTTCTGAGCCTGAAAGGTGCCGCCGTGCCTGGCCGGCTGGCGCCTTTTTCCGCCGAGGTGGAAAAAGGCACGCTGCTGCACCTGGTCGGGCCTAACGGCGCGGGCAAAAGCAGCCTGCTGGCGCTGATGGCGGGCATGCTGTCGGGCGAAGGGGAGATCCAGCTTCTGCAGCGCCCGCTGCGCGAATGGCGCGCGCCGGCGCTGGCGCGGGTGCGCGCCTGGCTGCCGCAGCAGACAGCGCCGGGCCTGATGCCGGTCTATCACTATTTGCGCCTGCACCTGAGCGACGCGCGGTCGCCAGCGGCCCTGAGCGGCCTGCTGGAGACGCTGCGGCTGCAGGATAAGCTGGCGCGGCCGCTGACGCAGCTGTCGGGCGGCGAGTGGCAGCGCGTCAGGCTGGCGGCCGCCTTCGCTCAGATCGATCCCGCGCTTAATCCACAGGGGCGCCTGCTGCTGCTGGACGAGCCGATGACCGGGCTGGATATCGCCCAGCAAAATGCCGTACATAACCTGATTGTCGGGCTGCAGCGCGCCGGGGTCTGCGTTATCGCCAGCAGCCACGATCTTAACCATACGCTGCGCCATGCCGACCGCGTCTGGCTGATGACGCAGGGCAGCGTGGTGGCACAGGGTGCGGCTGCGGCAATCCTCACTCCTGAGCGCCTCAGCGAGCTCTATGCGATTCCGTTTCGCCAGCTGGAGCTGGACGGGCTGCCCCTGCTGACCGTTCAGCCCTGA
- a CDS encoding glutathione peroxidase, translated as MSLYQTELMTIDGEKTTLEKWQGKVLLVVNVASKCGLTPQYEQLEALQQQYQAQGFSVLGFPCNQFLEQEPGSNEEIKTFCSTTYGVTFPMLAKGEVNGPARHPLYTQLIAAQPEAVRPEGSGFYERMASKGRAPKAPGDILWNFEKFLINRQGEVVKRFAPDMTPDDAVIQQSIQQALAQ; from the coding sequence ATGAGCCTTTATCAAACTGAACTGATGACCATCGACGGTGAGAAAACCACGCTGGAAAAGTGGCAGGGCAAGGTGCTGCTGGTGGTTAACGTGGCGTCGAAGTGCGGCCTTACGCCGCAGTATGAGCAGCTGGAAGCGCTGCAGCAGCAGTATCAGGCGCAGGGCTTCAGCGTGCTCGGCTTTCCCTGCAACCAGTTTCTTGAGCAGGAGCCGGGCAGCAACGAAGAGATCAAAACGTTTTGCAGCACCACCTACGGCGTCACCTTTCCCATGCTGGCCAAAGGGGAGGTCAACGGTCCGGCGCGCCATCCGCTCTATACACAGCTGATCGCGGCGCAGCCGGAGGCGGTGCGCCCGGAAGGCAGCGGCTTCTACGAGCGCATGGCGAGCAAAGGCCGTGCGCCCAAAGCGCCTGGCGATATTCTGTGGAACTTCGAAAAATTCCTGATTAACCGTCAGGGCGAGGTAGTGAAGCGTTTCGCGCCGGATATGACGCCGGACGACGCCGTTATCCAGCAGAGCATTCAGCAGGCGCTGGCGCAGTAA
- the btuC gene encoding vitamin B12 ABC transporter permease BtuC codes for MSLLDQLAYQADRRSRRVLTALGLVLLALMVLSLCAGDSWIAPAQWSGDSGRLFVWQLRLPRTLAVVLVGAALAVCGVVMQALFTNPLAEPGLLGVSNGAGIGLVLGVLFGSGSLWSLSLAAMAGALLITLILLHFAHRQLSVTRLLLTGVALGIICSAIMTWAVYFSTSLDLRQLMYWMMGGFSGIDWRYGWMMLALLPVTAGLLATARVLNLLALGETSAQQLGLSLFFWRNALVLAMGWLVGVSVAMAGAIGFVGLVIPHLLRLSGISDHRYLLPASALAGAAVLLAADIIARLALTAAELPIGVVTATLGAPLFIALLVKSSR; via the coding sequence ATGTCCCTGCTGGATCAGCTTGCTTATCAGGCGGATCGCCGCAGTCGTCGCGTGCTTACGGCGCTCGGTCTGGTTCTTCTGGCGTTAATGGTGCTTAGCCTCTGTGCGGGCGACAGCTGGATCGCGCCAGCCCAGTGGTCAGGCGACAGCGGCCGGCTGTTCGTCTGGCAGCTGCGCCTGCCGCGCACCCTGGCGGTGGTGCTGGTCGGCGCGGCGCTGGCGGTCTGCGGCGTAGTGATGCAGGCGCTGTTTACCAATCCGCTGGCGGAGCCGGGCCTGCTCGGCGTCTCTAACGGCGCCGGCATCGGGCTGGTGCTGGGCGTGCTGTTCGGCAGCGGCTCACTCTGGAGCCTGAGCCTGGCGGCGATGGCGGGCGCGCTGCTTATTACCCTGATCCTGCTGCATTTCGCGCACCGACAGCTCTCCGTCACCCGGCTGCTGCTTACCGGCGTGGCGCTCGGCATTATCTGCAGCGCCATTATGACCTGGGCGGTCTACTTCAGCACCAGCCTCGATCTGCGTCAGCTGATGTACTGGATGATGGGCGGCTTTAGCGGCATCGACTGGCGCTACGGCTGGATGATGCTGGCGCTGCTGCCGGTTACCGCTGGGCTGCTCGCCACGGCGCGCGTGCTTAATTTGCTGGCGCTTGGCGAAACCTCGGCGCAGCAGCTGGGCCTGTCGCTCTTTTTCTGGCGCAATGCGCTGGTGCTGGCGATGGGGTGGCTGGTGGGCGTCAGCGTCGCGATGGCGGGCGCTATCGGCTTTGTCGGCCTGGTGATCCCGCACCTGCTGCGCCTTAGCGGCATCAGCGACCATCGCTATCTGCTGCCTGCGTCAGCGCTGGCGGGCGCGGCGGTGCTGCTCGCCGCCGACATTATTGCGCGCCTGGCGCTTACCGCGGCGGAGCTGCCGATAGGGGTCGTGACCGCCACGCTCGGCGCGCCGCTGTTTATCGCGCTGTTAGTCAAATCTTCGCGCTAG
- a CDS encoding DUF2502 domain-containing protein yields MKKTALLLSLLLGMPLLASANAPHPDTAPGVSAHIGERDHRGNYWDGYSWRTAKWWQAHHGRSVGLKGPHGYWNGNGWQAQRPGHGRATAKRDNASHNSRQPHGEPLPPRPDHS; encoded by the coding sequence ATGAAAAAAACCGCACTGCTTTTAAGCCTCCTGCTGGGGATGCCGCTGCTGGCGAGCGCGAATGCGCCGCACCCTGATACTGCGCCGGGCGTCAGCGCCCATATTGGCGAGCGCGACCATCGTGGCAACTACTGGGACGGCTACAGCTGGCGTACCGCGAAATGGTGGCAGGCGCACCACGGCCGCAGCGTCGGACTAAAAGGGCCGCACGGCTACTGGAACGGTAACGGCTGGCAGGCGCAGCGCCCCGGGCACGGCAGGGCGACGGCAAAGCGCGATAATGCGTCGCACAACAGCCGTCAGCCGCACGGCGAGCCGCTGCCGCCGCGTCCGGACCACAGCTAA
- the ihfA gene encoding integration host factor subunit alpha has protein sequence MALTKAEMSEYLFEKLGLSKRDAKELVELFFEEVRRALENGEQVKLSGFGNFDLRDKNQRPGRNPKTGEDIPITARRVVTFRPGQKLKSRVENASPKDND, from the coding sequence ATGGCGCTTACAAAAGCTGAAATGTCAGAGTACCTGTTTGAGAAGCTTGGGCTGAGCAAACGCGACGCAAAAGAGCTAGTGGAGCTGTTTTTTGAAGAGGTTCGCCGCGCTCTGGAGAATGGTGAACAGGTAAAACTGTCTGGGTTTGGTAATTTCGACCTGCGCGATAAAAATCAGCGTCCAGGCAGGAATCCAAAAACGGGGGAAGATATTCCAATTACCGCGCGCCGCGTGGTAACGTTCCGCCCGGGTCAGAAGCTGAAAAGCCGCGTCGAAAACGCTTCTCCGAAAGATAACGACTGA
- the pheT gene encoding phenylalanine--tRNA ligase subunit beta — MKFSELWLREWVNPALDSAALSEQITMAGLEVDGVEPVAGAFHGVVVGEVVECGQHPNADKLRVTKVNVGGDRLLDIVCGAPNCRQGLKVAVATVGAVLPGDFKIKAAKLRGEPSEGMLCSFSELGISDDHNGIIELPGDAPVGSDIRDYLKLNDNTIEISVTPNRADCLGIIGIARDVAVLNSLPLTAPTIDPVAATIGDTFPIRVDATNACPRYLGRVVKGINVKAATPLWMREKLRRCGIRSIDPVVDITNYVLLELGQPMHAFDLDRIDGGIVVRMAEEGETLTLLDGSEAKLSSDTLVIADHHKALAMGGIFGGEHSGVNEETQNILFECAWFDPLAIVGRARRHGLHTDASHRYERGVDPTMQYQAIERATQLLLEICGGEAGPVIDQTHEAALPQRATITLRREKLDRLIGHAVADEQVTDILTRLGCDVTAGQGEWKAVAPGWRFDMAIEEDLIEEVARVYGYNNIPDVPVQAALVMTQHREADLSLKRAKTLLVDKGYQEAITYSFVDPKIQQLLHPGEEALILPSPISSDMSAMRLSLWTGLLSAVVYNQNRQQGRVRLFESGLRFVPDTQANLGIRQDLMLAGVLSGNRNEEHWDLARQAVDFYDLKGDLESLLDLTGKLDEIRFRAEANPALHPGQSAAIYLHDERIGFIGVVHPELERKLDLNGRTLVFELLWNKVADRVLPEAREISRFPANRRDIAVVVAENVPAADIIAECKKVGVNQVVGVNLFDVYRGKGVEEGFKSLAISLILQDTSRTLEEEEIAATVGKCVAALKERFQATLRD; from the coding sequence ATGAAATTCAGTGAACTCTGGTTACGCGAATGGGTAAACCCGGCTCTGGACAGCGCTGCCCTTTCTGAACAGATCACCATGGCCGGTCTGGAAGTGGACGGCGTTGAGCCGGTTGCCGGCGCGTTTCACGGCGTAGTGGTCGGCGAAGTTGTGGAGTGCGGTCAGCACCCTAACGCCGACAAGCTGCGCGTCACCAAGGTCAACGTCGGCGGCGATCGCCTGCTGGATATCGTCTGCGGCGCGCCGAACTGCCGTCAGGGTCTCAAGGTGGCGGTCGCCACCGTGGGCGCGGTGCTGCCGGGCGACTTTAAGATCAAAGCGGCTAAGCTGCGCGGCGAGCCGTCGGAGGGCATGCTCTGCTCTTTCTCCGAGCTGGGCATTTCCGACGATCACAACGGCATTATCGAGCTGCCGGGCGATGCGCCGGTAGGCAGCGATATCCGCGACTACCTGAAGCTGAACGACAACACCATTGAGATCAGCGTCACGCCGAACCGCGCCGACTGCCTGGGCATTATCGGCATCGCGCGTGATGTAGCGGTGCTGAACAGCCTGCCGCTCACCGCGCCGACGATCGACCCGGTAGCCGCCACCATTGGCGACACCTTCCCGATCCGCGTTGACGCGACCAACGCCTGCCCGCGCTACCTGGGCCGCGTGGTGAAAGGCATCAACGTCAAAGCCGCTACGCCGCTCTGGATGCGTGAAAAGCTGCGCCGCTGCGGCATTCGCTCTATCGATCCGGTGGTGGATATCACCAACTACGTGCTGCTTGAGCTGGGCCAGCCGATGCACGCCTTCGACCTCGACCGCATCGACGGCGGCATCGTGGTGCGCATGGCGGAAGAGGGTGAAACCCTGACGCTGCTCGACGGTAGCGAAGCAAAACTCAGCAGCGACACGCTGGTGATCGCCGATCACCATAAAGCGCTGGCGATGGGCGGTATCTTCGGCGGCGAGCATTCCGGCGTGAACGAAGAGACGCAGAACATTCTGTTTGAGTGCGCCTGGTTCGATCCGCTGGCGATTGTCGGCCGCGCGCGCCGTCACGGCCTGCACACCGACGCCTCACACCGCTACGAGCGCGGCGTTGATCCGACGATGCAGTATCAGGCTATCGAGCGCGCGACCCAGCTGCTGCTGGAAATTTGTGGCGGTGAGGCTGGCCCGGTTATCGACCAGACGCACGAGGCCGCGCTGCCGCAGCGTGCCACCATCACGCTGCGCCGCGAGAAGCTGGATCGCCTGATTGGCCACGCCGTTGCCGATGAGCAGGTCACCGACATCCTGACGCGTCTTGGCTGTGACGTGACGGCAGGTCAGGGGGAGTGGAAAGCGGTGGCACCAGGCTGGCGCTTCGACATGGCGATCGAAGAGGATCTGATTGAAGAGGTCGCGCGCGTCTACGGCTATAACAATATCCCGGACGTGCCGGTGCAGGCAGCTCTGGTGATGACGCAGCACCGCGAGGCGGATCTGTCGCTGAAGCGTGCCAAAACCCTGCTGGTGGATAAAGGCTACCAGGAAGCGATCACCTACAGCTTTGTCGACCCGAAAATCCAGCAGCTGCTGCATCCGGGCGAAGAGGCGCTGATCCTGCCAAGCCCGATCTCCAGCGATATGTCGGCGATGCGCCTGTCGCTGTGGACCGGCCTGCTGAGCGCGGTGGTCTACAACCAGAACCGCCAGCAGGGCCGCGTGCGCCTGTTTGAGAGCGGTTTACGCTTTGTGCCTGATACCCAGGCGAATTTAGGTATCCGTCAGGATCTTATGCTGGCGGGCGTGCTGAGCGGTAACCGCAATGAAGAACACTGGGATCTGGCGCGTCAGGCGGTTGACTTCTATGATTTGAAAGGCGATTTAGAATCGCTGCTCGATTTAACCGGCAAGCTGGACGAGATTCGCTTCCGTGCCGAAGCGAATCCGGCGCTGCATCCGGGGCAGAGCGCGGCGATTTATTTGCATGATGAACGAATCGGATTTATCGGAGTAGTTCATCCCGAGCTGGAACGTAAGCTGGATCTCAACGGCCGCACCTTAGTCTTTGAACTGCTTTGGAATAAGGTCGCAGACCGCGTCCTGCCTGAAGCGCGCGAGATTTCACGCTTCCCGGCGAACCGTCGCGATATCGCTGTGGTCGTGGCTGAAAACGTCCCTGCAGCAGATATCATCGCCGAGTGTAAGAAAGTTGGCGTAAATCAGGTAGTTGGCGTAAACTTGTTTGACGTGTACCGCGGTAAGGGCGTTGAAGAGGGTTTCAAGAGCCTCGCCATCAGCCTGATTTTGCAGGATACCAGCCGGACACTCGAAGAAGAGGAGATTGCCGCGACCGTTGGCAAATGCGTTGCGGCATTAAAAGAGCGATTCCAGGCAACCTTGAGGGATTGA
- the pheS gene encoding phenylalanine--tRNA ligase subunit alpha, whose protein sequence is MSQLAELVARATAAIDEATDIATLDAVRVEYTGKKGHLTQLMTTLRELPPEERPAAGAVINEAKQQVQERLNARKESLESAALNARLAAETIDVSLPGRRMENGGLHPVTRTIDRIETFFGELGFAVVTGPEIEDDYHNFDALNIPGHHPARADHDTFWFDATRLLRTQTSGVQIRTMKNQQPPIRIIAPGRVYRNDYDQTHTPMFHQMEGLIVDKNISFTNLKGTLHDFLRNFFEEDLQIRFRPSYFPFTEPSAEVDVMGKNGKWLEVLGCGMVHPNVLRNVGIDPEIYSGFAFGMGMERLTMLRYGVTDLRAFFENDLRFLKQFK, encoded by the coding sequence ATGTCCCAACTCGCAGAACTGGTGGCTCGCGCCACAGCCGCTATCGACGAGGCGACAGATATCGCCACCCTTGACGCGGTGCGCGTCGAATATACCGGTAAAAAAGGCCACCTGACGCAGCTGATGACGACGCTGCGCGAGCTGCCGCCGGAAGAGCGTCCGGCTGCGGGCGCAGTGATCAATGAGGCCAAGCAGCAGGTGCAGGAGCGCCTTAACGCGCGCAAAGAGTCGCTGGAGTCCGCCGCGCTCAACGCCCGCCTGGCCGCTGAGACTATCGACGTTTCGCTACCGGGACGCCGCATGGAAAACGGTGGGCTGCATCCGGTCACGCGCACCATCGATCGCATCGAAACCTTCTTCGGCGAACTGGGCTTTGCGGTGGTGACCGGCCCGGAGATCGAGGATGACTATCACAACTTCGACGCGCTGAATATTCCGGGCCACCACCCGGCGCGCGCCGATCACGACACCTTCTGGTTCGACGCCACGCGCCTGCTGCGCACTCAGACCTCTGGCGTGCAGATCCGCACCATGAAAAACCAGCAGCCGCCGATTCGCATCATTGCGCCGGGCCGCGTCTATCGCAACGACTACGACCAGACGCATACCCCGATGTTCCATCAGATGGAAGGGCTGATCGTCGACAAGAACATCAGCTTCACCAACCTGAAGGGCACGCTGCACGACTTCCTGCGCAACTTCTTTGAGGAAGATTTGCAGATCCGTTTCCGTCCTTCCTACTTCCCGTTCACCGAACCTTCGGCGGAAGTGGACGTGATGGGTAAAAACGGCAAATGGCTGGAAGTGCTGGGCTGCGGCATGGTGCATCCGAACGTATTACGCAACGTCGGCATCGATCCGGAAATCTACTCTGGCTTCGCCTTCGGCATGGGCATGGAGCGTCTCACCATGCTGCGCTACGGCGTCACCGACTTGCGCGCCTTCTTCGAAAATGACTTACGTTTCCTCAAACAATTTAAATAA
- the pheM gene encoding pheST operon leader peptide PheM, with the protein MNAAIFRFFFYFST; encoded by the coding sequence ATGAACGCTGCTATTTTCCGTTTCTTTTTTTACTTTAGCACCTGA
- the rplT gene encoding 50S ribosomal protein L20, with translation MARVKRGVIARARHKKILKQAKGYYGARSRVYRVAFQAVIKAGQYAYRDRRQRKRQFRQLWIARINAAARQNGISYSRFINGLKKASIEIDRKILADIAVFDKVAFTALVEKAKSALA, from the coding sequence ATGGCTCGCGTAAAACGTGGTGTAATTGCTCGCGCACGTCACAAAAAAATCTTAAAACAAGCTAAAGGCTACTATGGTGCACGTTCACGTGTTTACCGCGTTGCCTTCCAGGCTGTTATCAAAGCTGGTCAGTATGCTTACCGCGACCGTCGTCAACGTAAGCGTCAGTTCCGTCAACTGTGGATTGCGCGTATCAACGCTGCAGCGCGTCAGAACGGCATCTCTTACAGCCGTTTCATCAATGGCCTGAAAAAAGCGTCCATTGAAATTGACCGTAAAATCCTGGCTGACATCGCTGTATTCGACAAAGTGGCGTTCACCGCACTGGTCGAAAAAGCAAAATCAGCTCTGGCGTAA
- the rpmI gene encoding 50S ribosomal protein L35 codes for MPKIKTVRGAAKRFKKTASGGFKRKHANLRHILTKKSTKRKRHLRPKGMVSKGDLGLVVACLPYA; via the coding sequence ATGCCAAAGATTAAAACTGTACGTGGCGCGGCTAAGCGCTTCAAGAAGACCGCTTCTGGCGGCTTCAAGCGTAAGCACGCAAACCTGCGTCATATTCTGACTAAAAAATCAACTAAGCGTAAACGTCACCTGCGCCCGAAAGGCATGGTGTCTAAAGGCGATCTGGGTCTGGTTGTTGCCTGCCTGCCGTACGCATAA
- the infC gene encoding translation initiation factor IF-3 gives MKGGKRVQPTRPNRINGEIRATEVRLTGVDGEQIGIVSLREAIEKAEEAGVDLVEISPNAEPPVCRIMDYGKFLYEKSKSSKEQKKKQKVIQVKEIKFRPGTDEGDYQVKLRSLIRFLEEGDKAKITLRFRGREMAHQQIGIEVLNRVKEDLTELAVVESFPSKIEGRQMIMVLAPKKKQ, from the coding sequence ATTAAAGGCGGAAAACGAGTACAACCGACGCGTCCGAATCGAATCAACGGTGAAATCCGTGCCACTGAAGTACGCTTGACTGGCGTGGATGGCGAACAGATTGGTATTGTCAGCCTTCGCGAAGCTATTGAAAAAGCTGAAGAAGCGGGCGTTGATTTAGTAGAAATCAGCCCCAACGCCGAACCGCCGGTGTGCCGTATTATGGATTACGGCAAGTTCCTTTATGAAAAAAGCAAATCTTCTAAGGAACAGAAGAAGAAGCAGAAAGTTATCCAGGTTAAGGAAATCAAATTCCGTCCTGGCACAGATGAAGGCGACTATCAGGTAAAACTCCGCAGCCTGATTCGTTTTCTGGAAGAAGGCGATAAAGCCAAAATCACGCTGCGTTTCCGCGGTCGTGAGATGGCGCACCAACAGATCGGTATTGAAGTGCTTAACCGCGTGAAAGAAGATCTGACAGAACTGGCAGTAGTCGAATCCTTCCCATCGAAGATCGAAGGCCGCCAGATGATTATGGTGCTCGCTCCCAAGAAGAAACAGTAG
- the thrS gene encoding threonine--tRNA ligase translates to MPVITLPDGSQRSYDRAVSVMDIALDIGPGLAKACIAGRVNGQLVDAVDPITEDASVAIITAKDEAGLEIIRHSCAHLLGHAIKQLWPNTKMAIGPVIDNGFYYDVDLDHTLTQEDIDALEKRMHQLAETNYDVVKKVVSWQQARDVFAERGESYKMAILDENISHDDQPGLYHHEEYIDMCRGPHVPNMRFCHHFKLQKIAGAYWRGDSNNKMLQRIYGTAWADKKQLNAYLQRLEEAAKRDHRKIGKQLDLYHMQEEAPGMVFWHNDGWTIFRELEVFVRSKLKEYQYQEVKGPFMMDRVLWEKTGHWENYKEAMFTTSSENREYCIKPMNCPGHVQIFNQGLKSYRDLPLRMAEFGSCHRNEPSGALHGLMRVRGFTQDDAHVFCTEDQVRDEVNSCIRMVYDMYSTFGFEKIVVKLSTRPEKRIGTDEMWDRAEEDLAAALNENDIPFEFQPGEGAFYGPKIEFTLYDCLDRAWQCGTVQLDFSLPKRLDATYVGENNDRQTPVMIHRAILGSMERFIGILTEEFAGFFPTWLAPMQAVVMNITDAQAEYVDMLTRKLQNAGIRVKADLRNEKIGFKIREHTLRRVPYMLVCGDKEVEAGKVAVRTRRGKDLGTMDVDVFVEKLQQEIRSRNLHQLEE, encoded by the coding sequence ATGCCTGTAATTACTCTTCCTGATGGCAGCCAGCGCAGCTATGACCGCGCGGTAAGCGTGATGGATATTGCGCTGGACATCGGTCCTGGCCTGGCGAAAGCCTGCATTGCCGGACGCGTCAACGGGCAGCTGGTGGATGCGGTCGATCCCATCACCGAAGATGCCTCCGTCGCCATCATTACCGCTAAAGATGAAGCGGGTCTGGAAATTATTCGCCACTCCTGCGCGCATCTGCTGGGGCACGCTATCAAACAGCTGTGGCCCAATACGAAAATGGCGATCGGTCCGGTTATCGACAACGGCTTCTACTATGACGTTGATCTCGATCATACCCTGACGCAGGAAGATATCGACGCGCTGGAAAAACGCATGCACCAGCTGGCTGAAACCAACTACGACGTGGTGAAAAAGGTCGTTAGCTGGCAGCAGGCGCGCGACGTGTTCGCCGAGCGCGGCGAGAGCTATAAGATGGCTATTCTGGATGAGAACATCAGCCACGACGACCAGCCGGGCCTCTATCATCACGAAGAATATATCGACATGTGCCGCGGTCCGCACGTGCCGAATATGCGTTTTTGCCACCACTTCAAGCTGCAGAAAATTGCGGGTGCCTACTGGCGCGGCGACAGCAACAATAAAATGCTGCAGCGCATCTACGGCACCGCCTGGGCAGACAAGAAGCAGCTCAACGCCTACCTGCAGCGTCTGGAAGAGGCGGCGAAGCGCGACCACCGTAAGATCGGCAAGCAGCTCGACCTCTACCATATGCAGGAAGAGGCGCCGGGTATGGTTTTCTGGCATAATGACGGCTGGACCATCTTCCGCGAGCTGGAAGTGTTCGTGCGCAGCAAGCTGAAAGAGTACCAGTACCAGGAAGTGAAAGGTCCCTTTATGATGGACCGCGTGCTGTGGGAAAAAACCGGGCACTGGGAAAACTACAAAGAGGCGATGTTTACGACCTCTTCAGAAAACCGTGAATACTGCATCAAACCGATGAACTGTCCGGGGCACGTGCAGATCTTTAATCAGGGTCTGAAGTCCTACCGCGATTTGCCGCTGCGCATGGCGGAGTTCGGCAGCTGTCACCGCAACGAGCCGTCTGGCGCGCTGCATGGCCTGATGCGCGTTCGCGGCTTCACTCAGGATGACGCCCACGTCTTCTGTACTGAAGATCAGGTGCGCGACGAAGTGAACAGCTGTATTCGCATGGTCTATGACATGTACAGCACCTTCGGCTTTGAAAAGATCGTGGTGAAGCTCTCCACGCGTCCTGAGAAGCGTATCGGCACTGATGAAATGTGGGACCGCGCGGAAGAAGATTTAGCCGCTGCGCTGAATGAAAACGACATTCCGTTTGAATTCCAGCCCGGAGAAGGGGCATTCTACGGTCCGAAAATCGAATTTACGTTGTATGACTGTCTCGATCGCGCCTGGCAGTGCGGCACAGTTCAGCTAGACTTTTCCCTGCCAAAACGTCTGGACGCCACCTATGTGGGCGAAAACAACGACCGTCAGACGCCGGTAATGATTCATCGCGCCATTCTTGGCTCGATGGAGCGCTTTATCGGTATTCTGACCGAAGAGTTCGCTGGGTTCTTCCCGACCTGGCTGGCGCCAATGCAGGCGGTGGTAATGAATATCACCGATGCGCAGGCAGAATATGTCGACATGTTGACACGCAAATTGCAGAATGCTGGCATTCGTGTGAAAGCAGACTTGAGAAACGAGAAGATAGGCTTTAAAATCCGCGAGCACACATTACGTCGCGTCCCTTATATGCTGGTTTGCGGTGACAAAGAGGTGGAAGCAGGCAAAGTAGCCGTTCGCACCCGCCGCGGTAAAGACCTCGGGACGATGGATGTCGATGTGTTTGTTGAGAAGCTGCAACAAGAGATTCGCAGCCGCAATCTTCACCAATTAGAGGAATAA
- a CDS encoding YdiY family protein: MKVLHKLSAVLLLSAGAFCHQALADNTVFTAMDDPSTAKKPFDGSASAGYLAQTGNTTSSSLTAQTNMTWYQSAMAYSLWGNAANTSSNDERSSETYSIGGRSRYNLNSFDYLFGQASWLSDRFNGYDSRDVLTAGYGRQILSGPIHSLRAEFGPGVRYDDFHDGGSETKALGYGALSYQWQLTDNTKFIQGVSVLSSFGEDTTVNSETGLQVGINDHFALKLAYNVTWNNNPPESAPDRTDTKTSIMLTYAM; encoded by the coding sequence ATGAAAGTGCTTCATAAGCTCTCAGCTGTTCTTTTGCTTTCAGCCGGCGCGTTTTGCCATCAGGCATTGGCTGACAACACCGTTTTTACCGCGATGGACGATCCTTCAACGGCGAAAAAGCCGTTCGACGGCAGCGCCTCCGCAGGCTATCTGGCGCAGACTGGTAACACCACCAGCTCCTCGCTGACGGCGCAAACCAATATGACGTGGTATCAGAGCGCCATGGCTTACAGCCTGTGGGGCAACGCGGCGAACACCTCCTCTAACGACGAGCGCTCATCTGAAACCTACAGCATCGGCGGCCGTTCGCGCTACAACCTCAACAGCTTCGACTACCTGTTTGGTCAGGCGAGCTGGCTGAGCGACCGCTTTAACGGCTACGATTCGCGCGATGTGCTTACCGCCGGTTACGGTCGTCAGATCCTGAGCGGGCCGATCCATTCGCTGCGTGCGGAATTTGGTCCGGGCGTGCGCTATGACGATTTCCACGACGGCGGCAGCGAAACCAAAGCGCTGGGCTACGGCGCGCTGAGCTACCAGTGGCAGCTCACCGACAACACCAAATTTATTCAGGGCGTGTCGGTGCTGAGCAGCTTCGGCGAAGACACCACCGTCAACTCGGAAACCGGCCTGCAGGTTGGCATCAACGATCACTTCGCGCTGAAGCTGGCGTACAACGTGACCTGGAATAACAACCCGCCAGAGTCCGCGCCCGATCGCACCGATACCAAAACCAGCATTATGCTGACCTACGCGATGTAA